The region ACACGCTACAATTTAAGCAGGGTGATGGGCATGCTTAAGACATTTAAGTATCGTATTTACCCAACCCTAAAGCAGATTCGAGAAATGAACCAGTGGCTTGAAGAATGTCGCTGGCTCTACAACCATTTTCTTGAGCAACGCAAGGACGCATGCAAGCAAGAGCAAAGAAGCATCAATTACCACGCTCAGGCAACAAGCCTTCCTGAACTTAAGGGGCAGCGTCCTTCTCTTAACGGCGTTCACTCCCAAGTCTTGCAGAATGTTGCTGTTCGCATCGACCTTGCTTTCAAAGCCTTTTTCCGCAGAGTTAAAGCTGGAGAAAACCCTGGCTATCCCCGCTTTCGAGGCAAGGGCCGGTATGATAGCTTCACCTTCCCACAAAGCGGCTTTAACCTTGACGGTGATATGCTCCGGCTTTCCAAGATCGGCAGCATTAAGGTTGTTCTTCACAGGCCGATCGAAGGCAACCTGAAAATATGCACCGTCAAACGCTCTGGCACCGGCAAATGGTACGTGACGCTTTCCGTTAAATACGAGCAAGATTTTTTGCCGAAAAACGATCATGCTGTCGGTGTTGACGTTGGCCTTAATTCTTTTGCCACGCTTTCGACCGGTGAACAGACAGAAGCTCCGAAGTTCTTTCGCAAAGAGGAAAAAGAACTGGCCAAAGCACAGCGCAAATTGTCGAAGGCTGAGAAAGGAACGCCGGAACGGAAGAAATGCCGGAAGGTTGTTGCTAGGGTACACGAACGTATTGCATGGAAGCGTCAAAATTTTGCTCACCAACTTTCACGTAAAATAGTCAACCGGTTCGGCATGATTGCCGTTGAGGATATACATGTCAACCGCATGCTTCACAACCACTGTTTGGCTAAAAGCTTGTCTGACACGGCTTGGTCGGGGTTCTTCCAACAGTTGGCGTACAAGGCAGCGTGTGCCGGTCGTCAATTTGTGGCCGTTAACCCCGCCTATACCTCCCAGGACTGCTCCGGTTGTGGACACCGGCAGAAAATGCCACTGTCAGAGAGGGTTTTCAATTGTCCATGTTGCGGTATGGTTTTAGATCGTGACCACAATGCCGCGCTAAACATTTTGGGTTTGGGAAGGCAAGCCCTGGAGATTTCTCCTAAAAGCCCCTGACTTCAGTCAGGGGAGCCTTCACCGGAAATCCCATAATCGCCGGGCAGGTGGAAAGGAAAGGGCCCTGGCTCAAGGGCCAGGGCCCGGGCAATCCAGTCGAGGCTCACTTCCACTTGGGCCTTTCCACTAAGGGGATTTCAGAAGCGTTTCTCCCATTGGGGAATACCAGCCTTATCATGGCAGTCTCGTCGCAGCGGTGGAACTTGTCGCAGTAGACGCACTCTTTCCAAACCTTCTGAGGCATTTGCTCCTTACTGGCCACGGTAAATCCACACTTGTCAAAAAAGTCTTGCTGGTAGGTTAGGGTGAATACCCGGGCTATGCCTATCTCCTGGGCCTCCCTGAGCATGAACTCCACCAGGTTCCGTCCTATTCCCCGGCGGGACATGGCAGGCTCCACAGCCAGGGACCGGACCTCAGCCAGGTCATGCCAGAGCACGTGCAGGCACCCGGTGCCCACCACCCTGGTGCCGTCAACGGCAACCACCATGTCCCTGACCCCTTCATACAGCATCATCAGTGGCCGCCTGAGCATGAGGCCTTGGGACGCGTAGTGCTGGATCAGGTCATGGCACTGCGGGACGTCTTCCATGGCTGCTTTCTTGTAAATCACGGCGGGGCCTCCTCCAGGCAACAGGTGCATAATTTCCTCCAGTATACATGGGGCGGCGGGCGCCTGTCCAGAGAAAACGCACGATGCTGGAGGATTGCCCAAAGGGGCGCGAGGGGGCTGCGGGCTGGTATACAGTAGAGCAAATACTTATACATCCTAGCGCACCTGGTCTATAGCGCCCTGGAGGCCGGGGTAAAGTCGCACGGCCTCTGCCAGGGCCTGGCCGGCTTCCTCAAGCCTTCCTGAGTCCTGGAGCGTAACCCCCATCCAGAAGTAGTGGTAGGCGAGGTCCCTCCGCAGGCTGGCGTCTTGTTCCGGGTCATCCAGGAGTCTAAGGTCATCCTTCGAGAGGGCGATGGCTGCCTGGAATGCACGGAGCGCCTCGTAGTAGCGGCCCTGGAGCCGCAACACATCTCCCAGGAGCGCGTGGTACTGGTGGAAGTAGGGGTCTAGCCTCAGCGCCTCCCGGCATGCGTTCTCCGCCTTGGTCAAGCCTTCAGCTGGGTCCTCCCAGGTGTGATCCCTGTAGGCATAGGCCAGGAAGTAGTATATGTCTGCTGCCAGCCGTTCCTCCTCCTTCACGGCAATCTCATCATCCATAAGGCCGGCAGCCTCAAGGTACTGCCGGCTTTCCTCCCTTGCCAGTTCCAGGGCCTGTTCCAGCAGGTCAATGGCCTCCCCGTACCTGGAGACGCTGTAGGCCTCGATACCCTCGTACATAAGCTGGTGTGCCGAAGGGACCACATCGAAGTGATACTCTGCCACCTGGCCCTGGGCATACAGCCGCACACTCTGCCTACCCACAGGCAGGAACGCCTCGGGGTCTCCCTCCCGGGCAGCGATGTGGACCAGGGTGAAAACCGTCCAGTCTCCCTCCTGGCGGGTCTCCCAGGAATAATCTGGCCCTGAGAGGCTCCATTCCACCCGGAGGTCGTCGATGCCGCCGGGAGCCTTGACCGCCAGGGCGATTTCCGTCCGGGAACTCGGGAACTGGTCCCCCTCGTACCAGGAATCCGGGTTCTCCGCCCACCAGTACTGGCCCATCTTCACCTCGAGTTCCGGGGCCTTTGCCTGTGGGGAGCAGCCCTGCAGGACCACGAGGAGGGGGAGGACTACGGTGAAGCCCAGCCTTGACACGTTAGTTCCCTCCCTATGGGGGTCCCGGGCGATGTACCAGGTTCCCCAGGCAAAGGCATGGGCAATGAGCGCCCACTAGGGTACCATACGGCAAGAAGGCGCCAGATCCTCCCACAGCTTGGAGGGGGGCAGGATCAGGGGAGGCATCTGCCTTCCCGCGGCGGTCACCACGGTGGCACTGCCAGGGAGGACGAGAGGGGAGCCGGGGTGATCTTGCGGGCCATGTCCAGCTAGGAGAGGCGGACAAACCTCACGCCGGCCAGCACCAGGACCCCGCCCACCACCTGGAAGGGGTAGAGCGCTTCCTTCCACACTACGAAGGCCAGGATGATGGCGGTCACGGGGATGAGGTACTGGAACGCCACAACCTTCAACGGCCCGATCTTCGACACTGCGTAGTACCAGATGGCCAGGGATACCACGGTGGACAGCGCCGTGGAGTAGACCAGGCCTGCCCATCCCATGAAAGACACAGTCTCCCAAGCCTGGTTCAATAGGGGGCCATAGGAGGCAAGGCCCGAGATCACTGCGGCGCCCGTCATGGCGTAGGCCGTGACGCGGATGGCGCTGTAGCGGTCCAGGACCGTGGTACTGAAGTGGGTGAACAAGGCCCAGCACACGACGGCCAGGCCTATGATGACATCCCCCTTTATAGTGGCGGAGTTCCAGAACCCATGAAGGCCGGTTCCCTTGGAGGAGGCGATCACCATGACAACGCCGGAGAAGGCTGTTGCCAGGCCCAGGACGGTAAGGCGATTGAGTCTCTTGCCCCGGATTATGCCCAGGGCTGCTATGAGGATGGGGCTGGCGGAATAGAGGATGGACGCATTGGCGGATGTGGTCAGGGCCACCCCCTTGATGAAGAGCACGTAGTCTCCGGCCAGGAACACTGAAAGCGCGGCGAACCTAGCGAGGTCGGCCCGGGTCTTCACGAACCGGTTGCCCTCCAGGAGCACGCTCTTTTCGAAGAACCGCAATACCAGGAGCATGGCAGGGGCCCCCAGCAGGAGGCGCGTGGCGCCGAATGCCAGCGGGTCAATTTCCTTCAGGGAAATCTTGACGAAACCGAAGTTGGCCCCCCATATGAGGACTACCAGCAAGAGGAGTGCGTCGTGGCGTGAGATCTTCAACCGGGATAACCCCCTGCTCTTTCCAGAACCCTGCCACTACCATATCATCTCTGGGTCCAGGCTACAACAGCGGCCTTGGCGGTAGGGAGCGCCCGGGGGCCCCGGGACTCCTTGATTCCACGGCTAGCATGGGAAAGGGCAGGATCTTCCTGAAGGATGCCCTCAGCCTGGCGAGGAATAGGTTTGCTGTTTGTTGCAGGCCAGATATCTCGGGTTGGAGGAGGTCTCCCAGGGTGAAGACGGGCTTGGTCGCATGTCTGGTCGCTATGGCGGTGATGGTGGTGGGCTGCTCCACACCTCCTCCTGTCCAGGCTCCCGGTGTAACTACGGTTGTTGTCCAGATGTACTCGGGGCAAGAGGCAGATGCCATGGCCAAGGTCGTGGAGGAGTGGAACCGGCGGCAGGCGAAGGATGCAGGCTTCGAGGTAAGCCTTGAGACGCTCCCCCAGGATGGGTACTTCGAGAGGGTGGTATCCCAGCTGGCGGGGCGGTTGGGGCGCCCGGACATCGTGCACCTGGTATCCCTGAGCCTGGGGCGCCTGGAGCCCTACCTGGAACCCGCCGGTTCCCACGTGGACCCGGAAGGGACAAGAGTGGCAACGCTACTTGAGGCCCTCCCCGCTGCCACGACAGGCTCGGTCAGGGTGGATGGCAGGGCCCTCATGTTCCCCACCGGTGTCCACCAGCTGGTGATGTTCTACAGGAGTGATCTCATGGAGGAGCCGCCGGCTACCTGGAATGAGGCCCTGGAGGTGGCCAGGAACCTTACCCAGCGTCACAACTCCGATTCCCCCACGGAGTATGGGATGGCGTGGCCCGGGAGGCTGGACGTGTGGGGGTTTGCCGCGTACCTGGGCATCTTGTGGTCCTACGGGGGGGACTGGCGGGGCCCCTTGGGTGAGGTCTCCCTGGACCAGGAGGAGGCCCTGGAATCCATGAAGGTGCTGGAGGACCTCTACCGCCAGGCCGTGCTACCCCCGGGGGTGGAGAACCAGGGTCACGAAGATGTGGTGGAGGCCCTCAGGGAGGGCAGGGCGGCCATGGGGCTGGCATGGAGCTGGGCCTTTGACACCCTGGCGGACCGGGAGGACTCGCCGGGCACGTGGGACAAGATAGAGATGGCGCCCCCTCCAGGCGCTGACGAGGGGGAGTATACTACCAGGGGCATGTACCTTCACACCACCGGCCTCGCGGTTAACAGCGCGTCCCCCTACAGGAGCGAGGCCATGTCCTTCCTCGCCTGGGCGACCCTTGGCGAGGGTGCCAGGGTGTATGCCCAGGGAGGCGGAGATCCCCTCTGGGCCGGCCAGGACCTGCCTGGCTCCCTGGAGATGGTGTATCCCTGGGTAATGGAGTATGGGAGGTCCCCGAGGCCACACCCCAGGCTCACTGAGGTCATGCTGGCTGGCTCCAAGTGGGTGCGGAAGGTCCTGGTCGGCGAGGTTGGCGCCGCCGAGGCCTGCCAGGGCCTGCAAGGGGAGGCTCAGGCAATAACGGAGCCCGGCCGGTAGGCAGCTTCTGCCAGGCGGTTGGAGGAGATCCCGCCA is a window of Bacillota bacterium DNA encoding:
- a CDS encoding RNA-guided endonuclease TnpB family protein codes for the protein MLKTFKYRIYPTLKQIREMNQWLEECRWLYNHFLEQRKDACKQEQRSINYHAQATSLPELKGQRPSLNGVHSQVLQNVAVRIDLAFKAFFRRVKAGENPGYPRFRGKGRYDSFTFPQSGFNLDGDMLRLSKIGSIKVVLHRPIEGNLKICTVKRSGTGKWYVTLSVKYEQDFLPKNDHAVGVDVGLNSFATLSTGEQTEAPKFFRKEEKELAKAQRKLSKAEKGTPERKKCRKVVARVHERIAWKRQNFAHQLSRKIVNRFGMIAVEDIHVNRMLHNHCLAKSLSDTAWSGFFQQLAYKAACAGRQFVAVNPAYTSQDCSGCGHRQKMPLSERVFNCPCCGMVLDRDHNAALNILGLGRQALEISPKSP
- a CDS encoding N-acetyltransferase encodes the protein MIYKKAAMEDVPQCHDLIQHYASQGLMLRRPLMMLYEGVRDMVVAVDGTRVVGTGCLHVLWHDLAEVRSLAVEPAMSRRGIGRNLVEFMLREAQEIGIARVFTLTYQQDFFDKCGFTVASKEQMPQKVWKECVYCDKFHRCDETAMIRLVFPNGRNASEIPLVERPKWK
- a CDS encoding tetratricopeptide repeat protein — translated: MSRLGFTVVLPLLVVLQGCSPQAKAPELEVKMGQYWWAENPDSWYEGDQFPSSRTEIALAVKAPGGIDDLRVEWSLSGPDYSWETRQEGDWTVFTLVHIAAREGDPEAFLPVGRQSVRLYAQGQVAEYHFDVVPSAHQLMYEGIEAYSVSRYGEAIDLLEQALELAREESRQYLEAAGLMDDEIAVKEEERLAADIYYFLAYAYRDHTWEDPAEGLTKAENACREALRLDPYFHQYHALLGDVLRLQGRYYEALRAFQAAIALSKDDLRLLDDPEQDASLRRDLAYHYFWMGVTLQDSGRLEEAGQALAEAVRLYPGLQGAIDQVR
- a CDS encoding DMT family transporter, whose protein sequence is MKISRHDALLLLVVLIWGANFGFVKISLKEIDPLAFGATRLLLGAPAMLLVLRFFEKSVLLEGNRFVKTRADLARFAALSVFLAGDYVLFIKGVALTTSANASILYSASPILIAALGIIRGKRLNRLTVLGLATAFSGVVMVIASSKGTGLHGFWNSATIKGDVIIGLAVVCWALFTHFSTTVLDRYSAIRVTAYAMTGAAVISGLASYGPLLNQAWETVSFMGWAGLVYSTALSTVVSLAIWYYAVSKIGPLKVVAFQYLIPVTAIILAFVVWKEALYPFQVVGGVLVLAGVRFVRLS
- a CDS encoding extracellular solute-binding protein, coding for MRSSTGITPCSFQNPATTISSLGPGYNSGLGGRERPGAPGLLDSTASMGKGRIFLKDALSLARNRFAVCCRPDISGWRRSPRVKTGLVACLVAMAVMVVGCSTPPPVQAPGVTTVVVQMYSGQEADAMAKVVEEWNRRQAKDAGFEVSLETLPQDGYFERVVSQLAGRLGRPDIVHLVSLSLGRLEPYLEPAGSHVDPEGTRVATLLEALPAATTGSVRVDGRALMFPTGVHQLVMFYRSDLMEEPPATWNEALEVARNLTQRHNSDSPTEYGMAWPGRLDVWGFAAYLGILWSYGGDWRGPLGEVSLDQEEALESMKVLEDLYRQAVLPPGVENQGHEDVVEALREGRAAMGLAWSWAFDTLADREDSPGTWDKIEMAPPPGADEGEYTTRGMYLHTTGLAVNSASPYRSEAMSFLAWATLGEGARVYAQGGGDPLWAGQDLPGSLEMVYPWVMEYGRSPRPHPRLTEVMLAGSKWVRKVLVGEVGAAEACQGLQGEAQAITEPGR